In Rhizobium sp. N324, a single genomic region encodes these proteins:
- a CDS encoding ABC transporter substrate-binding protein: MISNISRLLSLSTAMIVASTAIAAAEPSAELIAAAKKEGTLTTIALPHDWCGYGDVIAGFKAKYGLEVNELNPDAGSGDEVEAIKANKGNTGPQAPDVIDVGLSFGPSAKKDGLIQPYKVSTWDSIPDTAKDPEGYWYGDYYGVLSFLVNKDLVKESPVDWADLKKSDYANTVALAGDPRTANQAVQGVYAAGLSASGGDAAKAGEEGLKFFAELNKAGNFVPVVGKAAPFAQGSTPIIVAWDYNALSWGQSLKGNPPFEVVVPKTGVVAGVYVQAISAFAPHPNAAKLWMEYLYSDEGQLGWLKGYCHPIRFNDLAKNNKIPKDLLDKLPPAAAYEKAVFPTLEEQAAGKEAITKNWDSVVGASVK; encoded by the coding sequence GTGATCTCTAACATTTCTCGACTTCTGTCGCTCTCTACTGCGATGATCGTGGCTTCGACCGCGATTGCCGCCGCCGAGCCGAGCGCTGAACTTATCGCCGCCGCCAAGAAGGAAGGCACGCTGACGACGATCGCTCTTCCGCACGACTGGTGCGGCTATGGCGACGTCATTGCCGGCTTCAAGGCCAAGTATGGCCTCGAGGTCAACGAACTGAACCCGGATGCAGGTTCGGGCGACGAAGTCGAAGCCATCAAGGCCAACAAGGGCAATACCGGCCCGCAGGCGCCTGACGTCATCGACGTCGGCCTCTCCTTCGGTCCGTCTGCCAAGAAGGACGGCCTGATTCAGCCTTATAAGGTTTCCACCTGGGACTCGATCCCGGATACGGCCAAGGATCCCGAAGGCTACTGGTATGGCGACTATTACGGCGTTCTCTCGTTCCTCGTGAACAAGGATCTCGTCAAGGAATCGCCGGTCGACTGGGCCGACCTGAAGAAGAGCGACTACGCAAACACCGTTGCTCTGGCAGGCGATCCGCGCACCGCCAACCAGGCTGTTCAGGGCGTGTATGCCGCTGGTCTTTCCGCATCCGGCGGTGACGCGGCCAAGGCAGGCGAAGAAGGCCTGAAGTTCTTTGCCGAACTGAACAAGGCCGGCAATTTCGTACCTGTCGTCGGCAAGGCGGCTCCGTTCGCACAGGGCTCGACGCCGATCATCGTCGCTTGGGACTACAACGCCCTGTCCTGGGGCCAGAGCCTCAAGGGCAACCCTCCGTTCGAGGTTGTCGTTCCGAAAACGGGCGTCGTTGCCGGTGTCTACGTTCAGGCGATTTCCGCCTTCGCTCCGCATCCGAACGCTGCCAAGCTCTGGATGGAATACCTTTATTCCGACGAAGGTCAGCTCGGCTGGCTGAAGGGCTATTGCCACCCGATCCGCTTCAACGATCTTGCCAAGAACAACAAGATCCCGAAGGACCTGCTCGACAAGCTGCCGCCGGCAGCAGCCTATGAAAAGGCTGTCTTCCCGACGCTCGAAGAGCAGGCCGCCGGCAAGGAAGCCATCACCAAGAATTGGGATTCGGTCGTCGGCGCCAGCGTCAAGTAA
- a CDS encoding ABC transporter permease → MSTVSTPMVSSAPLINRDRVIDWLGIAPFIIFSLLFLIIPTLYLVAGAFLTPEGHLTLKNIGDLFTPSIISAYWISIRVSVASALGGALIGFFLAWAVVLGGLPASVRSTLLTFSGVASNFAGVPLAFAFLATLGRTGLVTVFLREWFDFNLYSTGFNLLSFLGLTITYMYFQIPLMVLILTPALDGMKKEWREASQILGATNRQYWTMVALPILWPSLLGTTLLLFANAFGAIATAFALTGSSLNIVPILLYAQIRGDVLHNANLGYAIALGMIVITGVSNVLYLMLRMRAERWQK, encoded by the coding sequence ATGAGCACGGTTTCAACGCCTATGGTGAGCAGCGCCCCCTTGATCAACAGAGATCGCGTGATCGACTGGCTGGGCATTGCACCCTTCATTATCTTCTCCCTGCTGTTCCTGATCATCCCCACGCTTTATCTTGTGGCGGGCGCATTCCTGACCCCCGAGGGCCACCTAACGCTGAAGAATATCGGCGATCTCTTTACCCCCTCGATCATCAGCGCCTACTGGATCAGTATCCGTGTCTCGGTGGCGTCGGCTCTCGGCGGTGCGCTGATCGGCTTCTTCCTCGCCTGGGCCGTCGTGCTCGGCGGCCTGCCCGCCTCCGTCCGCTCGACGCTTCTGACCTTCTCCGGCGTCGCCTCGAATTTCGCCGGCGTCCCGCTCGCCTTCGCCTTTCTGGCAACGCTCGGCCGCACCGGCCTCGTGACGGTTTTCCTGCGCGAATGGTTCGATTTCAACCTTTACAGCACCGGTTTCAACCTACTGTCCTTCCTCGGCCTCACCATCACCTACATGTATTTCCAGATCCCGCTGATGGTGCTGATCCTGACTCCTGCGCTCGACGGCATGAAGAAGGAATGGCGCGAAGCCTCGCAAATCCTCGGCGCCACCAACCGCCAGTACTGGACGATGGTCGCGCTGCCGATCCTCTGGCCGAGCCTGCTCGGCACGACGCTGCTGCTCTTCGCCAACGCCTTCGGCGCCATCGCCACCGCCTTCGCGCTGACCGGCAGCTCGCTGAATATCGTGCCGATCCTGCTCTATGCGCAGATCCGCGGCGACGTCCTGCACAATGCCAATCTCGGTTACGCCATCGCGCTCGGAATGATCGTGATCACCGGCGTCTCCAATGTCCTGTACCTCATGCTGCGCATGCGCGCCGAACGGTGGCAGAAATGA
- a CDS encoding ABC transporter permease — protein MKAQRLGAWIAIILGASYFIIPLIGTIEFSLRMRRGEYSLDAYQSVFSDAQFRETFGYSMMMALLTIVFGMLLVVPTAYWVRLRLPQMRPVVEFITLLPLVIPAIVIVFGYLRMYNSSSYLPLTGSTTGTNILLVFSYITLSLPYMYRAVDTAMRAIDVRTLTEAAESLGARWTTIMFRCIFPNVMSGVLSGAFITLAIVMGEFTFAALLNRPAFGPYLQLVGANKAYEPSALAVIAFSITWLSMGLLNLVSRFGKARPAKA, from the coding sequence ATGAAGGCGCAACGTCTCGGAGCCTGGATCGCCATTATTCTGGGCGCGTCCTATTTCATCATTCCGCTAATCGGCACCATTGAATTTTCGCTGCGCATGCGCCGCGGTGAATACAGCCTCGATGCCTATCAGTCGGTCTTCTCGGACGCCCAGTTCCGCGAGACCTTCGGCTATTCCATGATGATGGCCCTCCTGACCATTGTCTTCGGCATGCTGCTCGTCGTGCCGACGGCCTACTGGGTGCGGCTGCGGCTGCCGCAGATGCGCCCGGTCGTCGAATTCATCACGCTGCTGCCGCTGGTCATTCCGGCAATCGTCATCGTCTTCGGCTATCTCAGGATGTACAATTCGTCGTCCTACCTGCCGCTGACGGGTTCGACGACCGGCACCAATATCCTGCTGGTTTTCTCCTACATCACACTGTCGCTGCCCTATATGTACCGCGCCGTCGATACCGCCATGCGCGCCATCGACGTCCGCACCCTGACGGAAGCGGCAGAGAGCCTCGGCGCTCGCTGGACGACGATCATGTTCAGATGCATTTTCCCGAACGTCATGAGCGGCGTGCTGTCGGGCGCCTTCATCACGCTGGCGATCGTCATGGGCGAATTCACCTTCGCCGCCCTGCTCAACCGCCCGGCCTTCGGCCCTTACCTGCAGCTTGTCGGCGCCAACAAGGCTTATGAGCCTTCGGCACTCGCTGTCATCGCCTTCTCGATCACCTGGCTCAGCATGGGCCTGCTCAACCTCGTTTCTCGCTTCGGCAAAGCCCGCCCGGCAAAGGCTTAA
- a CDS encoding ABC transporter ATP-binding protein, whose protein sequence is MSFLTLNNIQKSFGPVQVVKNFNMNIEKGEFVSFLGPSGCGKTTVLRMIAGFETPTGGTLTINGKDQSALKPNQRNIGMVFQAYALFPNMTVHDNVAFGLKVAGAPKPEIDARVKEMLGLIKLGHLADRFPYQLSGGQQQRVALARALAVKPQVLLLDEPLSALDAKIRVSLREEIRAIQQQLGITTVFVTHDQEEALSISDRIVVMNAGKADQIGSPFEIYNTPATRFVASFVGTLNLIEAKVVDPDANRIQIGDQAITLKQSVAAHKAGETISLALRPEAGSLSDSVRSDTALTGQVVSAHFLGSVIRTRMNVGGNVISFDMFNSPGTTPPQAGETVTLRFMAADLLVIRD, encoded by the coding sequence ATGTCCTTTCTCACACTGAACAACATTCAGAAATCCTTCGGCCCGGTTCAGGTCGTCAAAAACTTCAATATGAACATCGAAAAGGGAGAGTTCGTCTCCTTCCTCGGACCGTCGGGCTGCGGCAAGACGACCGTTCTGCGCATGATCGCCGGCTTCGAAACCCCGACCGGCGGCACGTTGACCATCAATGGCAAGGACCAGAGCGCGCTGAAACCGAACCAGCGCAACATCGGCATGGTCTTCCAAGCCTATGCACTGTTTCCAAATATGACGGTGCACGACAACGTCGCCTTCGGCCTCAAGGTCGCTGGCGCTCCAAAGCCGGAGATCGACGCCCGCGTCAAGGAAATGCTTGGCCTGATCAAGCTCGGTCACCTGGCCGACCGCTTCCCTTACCAATTGTCGGGTGGCCAGCAGCAGCGTGTCGCTCTTGCCCGTGCGCTAGCCGTCAAGCCGCAGGTGCTGCTGCTCGACGAGCCGCTCTCCGCACTCGACGCCAAGATCCGCGTGTCGCTGCGCGAGGAAATCCGCGCGATCCAGCAGCAGCTCGGCATTACCACGGTTTTCGTCACCCACGACCAGGAAGAGGCGCTGTCGATCTCCGACCGCATCGTCGTCATGAATGCCGGCAAGGCCGACCAGATCGGTTCGCCCTTCGAGATCTACAACACGCCGGCAACGCGCTTTGTCGCCTCCTTCGTCGGCACGCTGAACCTCATCGAAGCCAAGGTCGTCGATCCCGACGCCAACCGCATCCAGATCGGCGATCAGGCCATCACGCTGAAGCAGTCGGTCGCAGCCCACAAGGCCGGCGAGACAATCTCGCTGGCGCTACGCCCTGAAGCAGGCTCGCTCTCCGACAGCGTCAGAAGCGATACCGCGCTCACCGGTCAGGTCGTCTCGGCCCACTTCCTGGGGTCGGTCATCCGCACCCGCATGAATGTCGGCGGCAATGTCATTTCTTTCGACATGTTCAACAGCCCCGGCACCACGCCGCCGCAGGCCGGCGAAACGGTGACCCTGCGTTTCATGGCGGCCGATCTGCTGGTCATCCGGGACTGA